A region from the Mycolicibacterium litorale genome encodes:
- a CDS encoding cyclopropane mycolic acid synthase family methyltransferase, protein MPETSSDAQGLTPHFEDVQAHYDLSDDFFRLFLDPTQTYSCAYFERDDMTLEEAQLAKIDLSLGKLGLQPGMTLLDVGCGWGATINRALEKYDVNVIGLTLSRNQQAHVQQLLDKQDSPRSKRVLLQGWEQFDEKVDRIVSIGAFEHFGRDRYADFFKMAYDALPDDGVMMLHTIIKPSNEEFEERGLPITMAKLRFFKFIMDEIFPGGDLPQASAVTDHATRAGFEVKLVQPLRLHYAKTLDIWSAALEAHKEEALALQGQVVYDRYMKYLTGCADLFREGYTDVAQFTLTKG, encoded by the coding sequence TTGCCAGAAACAAGCAGTGATGCCCAGGGCTTGACGCCCCACTTCGAGGATGTCCAGGCGCATTACGACCTGTCCGACGACTTCTTCCGTCTGTTCCTCGACCCGACACAGACCTACAGCTGCGCCTACTTCGAACGCGACGACATGACGCTGGAAGAGGCGCAGCTCGCCAAGATCGACCTCTCGCTGGGCAAGCTCGGCCTTCAGCCCGGTATGACGCTGCTCGATGTGGGCTGCGGTTGGGGTGCGACCATCAACCGCGCGCTCGAGAAGTACGACGTCAACGTGATCGGGTTGACCCTGTCCCGCAACCAGCAGGCGCATGTGCAGCAGCTGCTGGACAAGCAGGACAGCCCCCGCAGCAAGCGGGTGCTGCTGCAGGGTTGGGAGCAGTTCGACGAGAAGGTCGACCGGATCGTGTCGATCGGCGCCTTCGAACACTTCGGCCGCGACCGCTACGCCGACTTCTTCAAGATGGCCTACGACGCCCTGCCCGACGACGGCGTGATGATGCTGCACACGATCATCAAGCCGAGCAACGAGGAATTCGAAGAGCGCGGCCTGCCCATCACCATGGCCAAGCTGCGGTTCTTCAAGTTCATCATGGACGAGATCTTCCCCGGCGGAGATCTGCCCCAGGCCAGTGCCGTCACCGACCATGCGACCAGGGCCGGTTTCGAGGTCAAGCTCGTGCAACCGCTGCGGCTGCACTACGCCAAGACCCTCGACATCTGGTCGGCCGCACTGGAGGCGCACAAGGAGGAGGCGCTCGCGCTGCAGGGGCAGGTGGTCTACGACCGGTACATGAAGTACCTGACCGGGTGCGCCGACCTCTTCCGCGAGGGCTACACCGACGTCGCGCAGTTCACGCTGACGAAGGGTTAG
- a CDS encoding threonine ammonia-lyase gives MHLVTIDDIRSAAARIRGDVLRTPLIPAAWAGPLWLKPENLQAIGAFKVRGAFNAIARLDPDVRARGVVAYSSGNHAQAVAYAAARYGIAAHIVMPEETPRVKVDATRSHGAQVVLCGAGQREAVAADVVERTGGVLVPPFDHPDIIAGQGTAGLEIAEDLPDVEAVFVPVSGGGLASGIGTAIKALCPGARVYGVEPELAGDTAEGLRNGRRANWSIEDRNRTIADGLRSQPSDLTFAHLQRVLDDVITVSEDEIRGAVRDLALRAHLVSEPSGAVALAGYRRAGPAGRAVAVVSGGNIETALLRDILAG, from the coding sequence GTGCACCTGGTCACGATCGACGACATCCGGAGCGCGGCGGCGAGGATCCGCGGTGACGTCCTGCGCACGCCGCTGATCCCGGCCGCCTGGGCGGGGCCGCTGTGGCTCAAACCGGAGAATCTGCAGGCCATCGGGGCTTTCAAGGTCCGCGGAGCGTTCAACGCGATCGCCCGGCTCGACCCGGACGTACGGGCCCGCGGTGTCGTCGCGTACTCGAGCGGCAACCACGCCCAAGCCGTCGCCTACGCGGCGGCGCGGTACGGGATCGCGGCGCACATCGTGATGCCGGAGGAAACCCCACGGGTCAAGGTCGACGCGACCCGCAGCCACGGCGCGCAGGTGGTGCTGTGCGGCGCCGGGCAGCGGGAGGCGGTGGCGGCCGACGTGGTCGAGCGGACGGGCGGTGTGCTGGTTCCGCCCTTCGATCACCCCGACATCATCGCGGGACAGGGCACCGCCGGTCTGGAGATCGCCGAGGACCTACCGGATGTCGAGGCCGTCTTCGTCCCGGTCAGCGGCGGGGGGCTGGCCTCCGGTATCGGCACGGCGATCAAGGCGCTGTGCCCCGGTGCGCGGGTGTACGGGGTGGAACCCGAACTCGCGGGGGACACCGCGGAGGGATTGCGCAACGGCCGGCGGGCGAACTGGTCGATCGAGGACCGTAACCGCACCATCGCCGACGGTCTGCGCTCACAGCCGTCCGACCTGACGTTCGCCCACCTGCAACGGGTACTCGACGACGTCATCACCGTCTCCGAGGACGAAATCCGTGGCGCGGTGCGGGATCTCGCGCTCCGCGCCCATCTGGTCAGTGAGCCCAGCGGAGCGGTGGCGCTGGCCGGGTATCGCCGCGCCGGTCCAGCCGGCCGAGCCGTGGCCGTGGTGTCGGGTGGCAACATCGAGACGGCGCTGCTGCGCGACATCCTGGCCGGCTGA
- a CDS encoding DUF5994 family protein yields the protein MTPIDPCSPGSGRLTICQRAPIPGAVDGAWWPRSADLGDELADLVAVVSRLIGPVRRVVYDPASWTSAPNRVMHRNQAVAVDAYRLVANDTLYLLGTHSRDALLYVIGPQVPPTTARSVLDIVDAGRESIGVALLRRLSHAQPESIAYPTKGAAL from the coding sequence ATGACGCCCATCGATCCCTGCTCCCCCGGCTCAGGCCGGCTGACCATCTGCCAGAGAGCGCCCATCCCCGGTGCGGTCGACGGCGCCTGGTGGCCGCGCAGCGCCGATCTCGGCGACGAACTGGCCGACCTCGTCGCGGTGGTGAGCCGGCTGATCGGACCCGTTCGGCGGGTGGTGTACGACCCCGCGTCGTGGACGTCGGCGCCCAACCGGGTCATGCACCGCAACCAGGCCGTGGCCGTCGACGCCTATCGCCTGGTGGCCAACGACACCCTCTACCTCCTCGGCACCCATTCCCGCGACGCCCTGCTCTACGTGATCGGACCGCAGGTGCCGCCGACCACGGCCCGGTCGGTGCTCGACATCGTCGACGCGGGACGGGAATCGATCGGTGTCGCCCTGTTGCGGCGGCTGTCGCACGCACAGCCCGAGTCCATCGCATACCCGACGAAAGGCGCTGCCCTGTGA
- a CDS encoding fatty acyl-AMP ligase, whose amino-acid sequence MSQFTETMFENARTSANGMVTGEPHAPVRRTWHEVHVRARRIAGGLAVAGVGPGDAVAVLAGAPEEIAPTAQALWMRGASLTMLHQPTPRSDLAVWAGETENVVKLIDARAVVLSDPFMAAAPVLEQLGVSVLTVPQLLDADPVEPVPTADDDVALMQLTSGSTGSPKAVHITHRNIVSNAEAMFSAADYRLDSDVIVSWLPLFHDMGMTGFLTVPMYFGAELVKVTPMDFLGDILLWPKLIDKYRGTMTAAPNFAWALLAKRLRRQANPGDFDLSTLRFALSGAEQVDPAAVEDLCDAGAPFGLDPGAILPAYGMAETTVAVSFSALGAGLSTDEVDADLLSAFDRAIPANTGRTRRLTCLGPPLGDMVARIVSADAVVLTAREVGVIQVRGSSLSPGYTTMAGFHPAPDEWGWYDTGDLGYLTEDGRIVVCGRVKEVIIMAGRNIYPTDVERAAARVDGIRPGCAVAVRLDAGHPRETFAVVAEAACWQDHAEVRRIEHEVAHAVVAEVDMRPRKVSVVAPGTIPKTPSGKPRRGLAGALIG is encoded by the coding sequence GTGAGTCAGTTCACCGAGACGATGTTCGAGAACGCCCGCACGAGCGCCAACGGCATGGTCACCGGTGAACCGCACGCTCCCGTGCGCCGGACGTGGCATGAGGTGCACGTACGGGCCCGCCGCATCGCAGGCGGGCTGGCCGTGGCCGGGGTCGGTCCGGGCGACGCGGTCGCGGTACTCGCGGGAGCGCCGGAGGAGATCGCGCCGACGGCGCAGGCGTTGTGGATGCGAGGTGCCAGCCTCACCATGCTGCATCAGCCGACTCCGCGCAGCGACCTGGCGGTGTGGGCCGGTGAAACCGAGAACGTCGTCAAGCTGATCGACGCCCGTGCGGTGGTGTTGTCCGACCCGTTCATGGCGGCCGCCCCGGTACTGGAACAGCTCGGCGTGAGCGTGCTCACCGTGCCGCAGCTTCTCGACGCCGATCCCGTGGAACCGGTGCCGACCGCCGACGACGACGTGGCGTTGATGCAGTTGACGTCCGGTTCCACCGGATCGCCGAAAGCCGTTCACATCACCCATCGCAACATCGTGTCGAACGCCGAGGCGATGTTCAGCGCCGCCGACTACCGCCTTGACTCCGATGTCATCGTCAGCTGGCTGCCGCTGTTCCACGACATGGGTATGACCGGATTCCTGACGGTCCCGATGTATTTCGGCGCCGAGCTGGTGAAGGTCACGCCGATGGACTTCCTCGGCGACATCCTGCTGTGGCCGAAACTCATCGACAAGTACCGGGGCACCATGACCGCCGCTCCGAACTTCGCGTGGGCTCTTCTGGCCAAACGCCTTCGCAGACAAGCCAACCCGGGAGACTTCGATCTGTCGACCCTGCGCTTCGCGCTGTCCGGGGCCGAACAGGTCGACCCGGCCGCCGTCGAAGACCTGTGTGATGCGGGTGCCCCGTTCGGACTCGACCCCGGTGCCATCCTGCCGGCGTACGGCATGGCCGAGACCACTGTCGCCGTGTCCTTCTCCGCGCTCGGCGCCGGATTGAGCACGGACGAGGTCGATGCGGATCTACTGTCCGCCTTCGACCGCGCGATCCCGGCGAACACCGGCCGCACCCGTCGACTGACGTGCCTCGGACCGCCGCTCGGCGACATGGTGGCGCGCATCGTCAGCGCGGACGCGGTCGTGCTGACCGCTCGCGAGGTCGGGGTGATCCAGGTGCGCGGTTCGTCGTTGAGCCCGGGCTACACCACGATGGCCGGCTTCCACCCCGCGCCCGACGAGTGGGGCTGGTACGACACCGGAGATCTGGGCTACCTCACTGAGGATGGGCGAATCGTGGTGTGCGGCAGGGTCAAAGAGGTGATCATCATGGCCGGGCGCAACATCTACCCCACCGACGTCGAACGCGCCGCGGCGCGAGTCGACGGTATCCGGCCCGGCTGCGCGGTCGCGGTCCGGCTCGACGCGGGCCATCCGCGCGAGACGTTCGCCGTCGTGGCCGAGGCCGCCTGCTGGCAGGACCACGCCGAAGTGCGGCGCATCGAGCACGAGGTGGCACACGCGGTGGTGGCCGAGGTCGACATGCGTCCACGCAAGGTGTCGGTCGTCGCGCCGGGCACCATCCCCAAGACACCGTCCGGAAAACCCCGGCGCGGGCTGGCCGGCGCGCTGATCGGCTGA
- a CDS encoding GNAT family N-acetyltransferase, giving the protein MTVRDAEARDLTEIGRIYAYHVTTGVATFEVTPPDAGEWHRRWTSARANGLPFLVVERDGGVAGYAYCSPWKPRPAYRHTVENSIYLAPEAIGLGLGGRLLDVLLERCVAAGLREVIAVVVDADAAGSLALHRKRGFSDAGRLTRVGFKHGRWLDTLLLQRSLAPANPSSA; this is encoded by the coding sequence ATGACGGTGCGGGACGCCGAGGCGCGCGATCTCACGGAGATCGGGCGCATCTACGCCTACCACGTGACCACGGGCGTGGCGACTTTCGAGGTGACGCCGCCGGACGCCGGCGAGTGGCATCGGCGCTGGACCTCCGCCCGCGCCAACGGCCTGCCGTTTCTGGTCGTCGAGCGCGACGGCGGCGTCGCCGGATACGCGTACTGCTCGCCATGGAAGCCAAGGCCCGCCTACCGCCACACCGTCGAGAACTCGATCTACCTCGCACCGGAGGCCATCGGCCTCGGCCTCGGAGGACGACTGCTCGACGTACTGCTGGAGCGGTGTGTGGCCGCGGGGCTTCGGGAGGTCATCGCCGTGGTCGTCGACGCCGACGCCGCCGGATCACTGGCCTTGCACCGCAAACGCGGCTTCAGCGACGCCGGCCGCCTGACCCGTGTGGGCTTCAAGCACGGCCGCTGGCTGGACACGCTGCTGCTGCAGCGCAGTCTCGCGCCGGCTAACCCTTCGTCAGCGTGA
- the speB gene encoding agmatinase, which produces MGHDHGEPPHRDLPPGLAEQLDLPYAGMVSFGHRPFLTETAQLESWRPDVAIVGAPFDVGTTNRPGARFGPRAIRATAYEPGTYHMDLGLEIFDWLEVVDFGDAYCPHGQTEVSHTNIRERVAAVASRGIVPVILGGDHSITWPAATAVADVHGYGNVGIVHFDAHADTADVIEGNLASHGTPMRRLIESGAVPGTHFVQVGLRGYWPPQDTFEWMLEQGMTWHTMDEIWERGFKAVMADAVGEALAKADKLYVSVDIDVLDPAHAPGTGTPEPGGITSADLLRMVRQLCYEHDVAGVDVVEVAPAYDHAELTVNAAHRVVFEALAGMAARRRDAAGAAAGPPAR; this is translated from the coding sequence ATGGGCCATGATCACGGCGAGCCGCCGCACCGCGACCTCCCACCCGGACTGGCCGAACAGCTCGACCTCCCCTATGCGGGGATGGTGTCCTTCGGCCACCGGCCCTTCCTGACCGAGACCGCGCAGCTGGAGTCCTGGCGGCCCGACGTCGCGATCGTCGGCGCACCGTTCGATGTCGGCACGACGAACCGCCCCGGCGCCCGGTTCGGTCCGCGCGCCATCCGGGCGACGGCGTACGAACCCGGCACCTACCACATGGATCTGGGGCTCGAGATCTTCGACTGGCTCGAGGTCGTGGACTTCGGTGACGCGTACTGCCCGCACGGGCAGACGGAGGTGTCGCACACCAACATCCGGGAGCGCGTCGCCGCGGTCGCGTCCCGGGGCATCGTGCCGGTGATCCTGGGCGGGGACCACTCGATCACCTGGCCCGCAGCCACCGCGGTGGCCGATGTGCACGGCTACGGCAACGTCGGGATCGTGCACTTCGACGCCCACGCCGACACCGCCGACGTGATCGAGGGCAATCTGGCCAGCCACGGCACACCGATGCGGCGGCTCATCGAATCCGGCGCGGTACCGGGCACCCATTTCGTGCAGGTCGGGCTGCGCGGCTACTGGCCGCCCCAGGACACCTTCGAGTGGATGCTCGAACAAGGCATGACGTGGCACACCATGGACGAGATCTGGGAGCGCGGCTTCAAGGCGGTCATGGCGGACGCGGTGGGCGAGGCGCTGGCCAAGGCCGACAAGCTCTACGTCTCGGTCGACATCGACGTCCTCGACCCGGCGCACGCACCGGGGACCGGCACCCCGGAGCCGGGCGGGATCACCAGCGCCGACCTGCTGCGCATGGTGCGTCAGCTGTGCTACGAGCACGACGTGGCCGGAGTCGACGTCGTCGAGGTCGCACCCGCCTACGATCACGCCGAACTGACCGTGAACGCCGCCCACCGGGTGGTGTTCGAGGCGTTGGCCGGGATGGCGGCCCGACGACGCGACGCGGCGGGTGCCGCGGCGGGCCCGCCCGCCCGATGA
- a CDS encoding acyl-CoA thioesterase gives MPSDSPREFALPIVPRYAEVDQQGVVFNGHYLTWFDEACTAFFDHLGVAYPTLIADGLDFQVVHSEIDYAASVRWRDAVRVAVRCERVGTTSFTLGFTVSRRGGDAPEQVAVTGRNVYVVVSTSDWAKREIPGALRNALSGG, from the coding sequence GTGCCGTCCGATTCACCCCGGGAGTTCGCGCTGCCGATCGTGCCGCGCTACGCCGAGGTCGACCAGCAGGGCGTCGTGTTCAACGGTCACTACCTGACCTGGTTCGACGAGGCCTGCACCGCGTTCTTCGACCACCTCGGCGTGGCGTACCCGACGCTGATCGCCGACGGCCTCGACTTCCAGGTGGTCCACAGCGAGATCGACTACGCCGCATCGGTTCGCTGGCGCGACGCGGTACGGGTGGCGGTGCGGTGCGAACGGGTCGGAACCACCAGCTTCACGCTTGGGTTCACGGTGTCACGCCGGGGTGGGGACGCCCCCGAGCAGGTCGCGGTGACCGGGCGCAACGTCTATGTCGTGGTGTCCACGTCGGACTGGGCCAAACGCGAAATCCCCGGGGCGCTGCGGAACGCGCTGTCGGGCGGTTGA